Proteins from a single region of Streptomyces spectabilis:
- the yajC gene encoding preprotein translocase subunit YajC — MNIVTLLPFIVLIGAMFLMTRSAKKKQQAAAQMRSDMTPGTGIRTIGGMYATVKEVHDDSVLLEVAPGVHAVYAKNAIGAVLDDDEYNRIVHGAEPEDDTPVVPDDASSLTETDETDEPVSDDSRIDLGKKDAADEAPEAADAEPKKTDGESGAK; from the coding sequence GTGAATATCGTGACCCTCCTCCCGTTCATCGTGCTCATCGGGGCCATGTTCCTGATGACCCGGTCCGCCAAGAAGAAGCAGCAGGCGGCCGCCCAGATGCGCAGCGACATGACGCCTGGCACCGGCATCCGCACCATCGGAGGCATGTACGCCACCGTCAAGGAGGTTCACGACGACTCGGTCCTCCTTGAGGTGGCCCCGGGCGTCCACGCGGTTTACGCGAAGAACGCCATCGGCGCCGTCCTGGACGACGACGAGTACAACCGCATCGTGCACGGCGCGGAGCCCGAGGACGACACCCCGGTGGTGCCGGACGACGCCTCCTCCCTCACCGAGACCGACGAGACCGACGAGCCCGTGTCCGACGACTCGCGCATCGACCTCGGCAAGAAGGACGCGGCCGACGAGGCCCCCGAGGCCGCAGACGCAGAGCCGAAGAAGACCGACGGCGAGTCCGGCGCGAAGTAG
- the ruvB gene encoding Holliday junction branch migration DNA helicase RuvB has translation MNWDDPTDETTAAPGAADERLVGAVADGEDQAVEAALRPKDLGEFIGQEKVREQLDLVLRAARARGATADHVLLSGAPGLGKTTLSMIIAAEMGAPIRITSGPAIQHAGDLAAILSSLQEGEVLFLDEIHRMSRPAEEMLYMAMEDFRVDVIVGKGPGATAIPLELPPFTLVGATTRAGLLPPPLRDRFGFTAHMEFYEPAELQRVIHRSASLLDVEIDTDGAAEIAGRSRGTPRIANRLLRRVRDYAQVKADGVIDREIAGAALGVYEVDSRGLDRLDRAVLEALLKLFGGGPVGLSTLAVAVGEERETVEEVAEPFLVREGLLARTPRGRVATPAAWSHLGLTPPGQGTRSGQQDLFGT, from the coding sequence ATGAACTGGGACGACCCGACCGACGAGACCACGGCCGCACCCGGCGCGGCCGACGAGCGGCTCGTGGGCGCCGTCGCCGACGGTGAGGACCAGGCGGTCGAGGCCGCCCTCCGCCCCAAGGACCTGGGTGAGTTCATCGGCCAGGAGAAGGTCAGGGAGCAGCTCGACCTCGTGCTGCGCGCCGCCCGGGCCCGCGGCGCCACCGCCGACCACGTCCTGCTCTCCGGCGCCCCGGGGCTCGGCAAGACCACCCTGTCGATGATCATCGCCGCCGAGATGGGCGCCCCGATCCGCATCACCAGCGGCCCGGCGATCCAGCACGCGGGCGACCTCGCGGCGATCCTGTCCTCGCTCCAGGAGGGCGAGGTCCTCTTCCTCGACGAGATCCACCGCATGTCCCGGCCCGCCGAGGAGATGCTGTACATGGCGATGGAGGACTTCCGCGTCGACGTCATCGTCGGCAAGGGCCCCGGCGCCACCGCCATCCCCCTGGAGCTGCCGCCGTTCACCCTGGTCGGCGCCACCACGCGCGCGGGACTCCTGCCGCCGCCGCTGCGCGACCGCTTCGGCTTCACCGCGCACATGGAGTTCTACGAACCGGCCGAGTTGCAGCGAGTGATCCACCGCTCGGCGAGCCTGCTCGACGTGGAGATCGACACGGACGGCGCCGCCGAGATCGCGGGCCGCTCCCGTGGCACCCCGCGCATCGCCAACCGCCTGCTGCGCCGCGTACGGGACTATGCGCAGGTCAAGGCGGACGGCGTGATCGACCGCGAGATCGCGGGCGCCGCCCTCGGCGTCTACGAGGTCGACTCGCGCGGCCTCGACCGCCTCGACCGCGCGGTGCTCGAAGCCCTCCTGAAGCTCTTCGGCGGCGGCCCGGTCGGCCTGTCGACACTGGCCGTGGCGGTGGGGGAGGAGCGCGAGACGGTCGAGGAGGTGGCCGAGCCGTTCCTGGTGCGCGAGGGCCTGCTCGCCCGCACCCCTCGCGGCCGCGTCGCCACGCCCGCCGCCTGGTCGCATCTGGGCCTGACCCCGCCGGGACAGGGGACGCGAAGTGGCCAACAAGACCTGTTCGGGACGTGA
- the ruvA gene encoding Holliday junction branch migration protein RuvA, whose protein sequence is MIAFVSGPVAALAPDTAVVEVGGVGMAVQCTPNTLSTLRVGKTAKLATSLVVREDSLTLYGFADDDERQTFELLQTASGVGPRLAQAMLAVHSPDDLRRAVSTGDEKALTAVPGIGKKGAQKLLLELKDRLGEPLGTGGPAVGTPVTQGWREQLHAALIGLGYATREADEAVTAVAPQAAAAGGNPQVGQLLKAALQTLNRTR, encoded by the coding sequence ATGATCGCCTTCGTCAGCGGCCCGGTCGCCGCCCTCGCCCCGGACACCGCCGTGGTCGAAGTGGGCGGTGTCGGCATGGCCGTCCAGTGCACGCCCAACACGCTCTCCACGCTCCGCGTCGGCAAGACCGCCAAGCTCGCCACCTCCCTGGTCGTCCGGGAGGACTCGCTCACGCTGTACGGCTTCGCCGACGACGACGAGCGGCAGACCTTCGAGCTGCTCCAGACCGCCAGCGGAGTCGGTCCGCGCCTGGCCCAGGCCATGCTCGCCGTGCACAGCCCGGACGACCTGCGCCGCGCGGTCTCCACCGGGGACGAGAAGGCGCTCACCGCCGTGCCCGGGATCGGCAAGAAGGGCGCGCAGAAGCTGCTCCTGGAGCTGAAGGACCGCCTCGGCGAGCCCCTCGGCACCGGCGGCCCGGCCGTCGGCACCCCCGTCACCCAGGGCTGGCGCGAGCAGCTGCACGCCGCGCTCATCGGCCTCGGATACGCGACGCGAGAGGCCGACGAGGCGGTCACCGCCGTCGCCCCGCAGGCCGCGGCGGCCGGAGGGAATCCGCAGGTCGGCCAGCTCCTGAAGGCCGCCCTCCAGACGCTGAACCGCACCCGCTGA
- the ruvC gene encoding crossover junction endodeoxyribonuclease RuvC: protein MRVLGVDPGLTRCGVGVVEGAAGRPLTMRGVGVVRTPADAELGSRLVAIEAGIEHWLDEHRPEVLAVERVFSQHNVRTVMGTAQASAVAMLCASRRGIPVALHTPSEVKAAVTGSGRADKAQVGAMVTRLLRLDAPPKPADAADALALAICHIWRAPAQNRLQQAQALHARKGRTA, encoded by the coding sequence GTGCGGGTACTGGGCGTTGACCCGGGTCTCACCCGGTGCGGTGTCGGCGTCGTCGAGGGCGCCGCGGGCCGCCCGCTGACGATGCGCGGCGTCGGCGTCGTCCGCACCCCCGCCGACGCGGAGCTCGGCAGCCGCCTCGTGGCCATCGAGGCGGGCATCGAGCACTGGCTGGACGAGCACCGTCCCGAAGTCCTCGCCGTGGAGCGCGTGTTCAGCCAGCACAACGTGCGCACGGTCATGGGCACGGCCCAGGCCAGCGCCGTCGCCATGCTGTGCGCGTCCCGCCGCGGCATCCCGGTCGCCCTGCACACCCCCAGCGAGGTCAAGGCCGCCGTGACCGGCTCGGGCCGGGCCGACAAGGCCCAGGTCGGAGCGATGGTGACGCGGCTGCTCCGGCTCGACGCGCCGCCCAAGCCGGCCGACGCCGCCGACGCCCTCGCGCTCGCCATCTGCCACATCTGGCGCGCCCCCGCGCAGAACAGACTCCAGCAGGCCCAAGCCCTGCACGCAAGGAAAGGCCGTACGGCATGA
- a CDS encoding YebC/PmpR family DNA-binding transcriptional regulator, producing MSGHSKWATTKHKKAVIDAKRGKLFAKLIKNIEVAARTGGADLDGNPTLFDAVQKAKKQSVPNKNIDSALKRGAGLEAGGADYETIMYEGYGPNGVAVLIECLTDNRNRAASEVRVAMTRNGGSMADPGSVSYLFNRKGVVIVPKGELSEDDVLGAVLDAGAEEVNDLGESFEVLSEATDLVAVRTALQEAGIDYDSADANFVPTMQIELDEDGARKIFKLIDALEDSDDVQNVFANFDVSDEVMEKVDA from the coding sequence ATGTCCGGCCACTCTAAATGGGCTACGACGAAGCACAAGAAGGCCGTGATCGACGCCAAGCGCGGCAAGCTCTTCGCGAAGCTGATCAAGAACATCGAGGTCGCGGCCCGCACCGGCGGCGCCGACCTGGACGGCAACCCGACGCTCTTCGACGCCGTGCAGAAGGCCAAGAAGCAGTCGGTGCCCAACAAGAACATCGACTCCGCGCTCAAGCGCGGCGCAGGCCTCGAGGCCGGCGGCGCCGACTACGAGACGATCATGTACGAGGGCTACGGCCCGAACGGCGTCGCGGTGCTCATCGAGTGTCTGACGGACAACCGCAACCGCGCCGCCTCCGAGGTCCGCGTCGCCATGACCCGCAACGGCGGCTCCATGGCCGACCCGGGCTCCGTGTCGTACCTGTTCAACCGCAAGGGCGTCGTGATCGTCCCCAAGGGCGAGCTGTCCGAGGACGACGTCCTGGGCGCCGTCCTGGACGCGGGCGCCGAAGAGGTCAACGACCTGGGCGAGTCCTTCGAGGTGCTCAGCGAGGCCACCGACCTGGTCGCGGTCCGCACCGCCCTCCAGGAGGCCGGGATCGACTACGACTCGGCCGACGCCAACTTCGTCCCGACCATGCAGATCGAGCTGGACGAGGACGGCGCGCGCAAGATCTTCAAGCTGATCGACGCGCTGGAGGACAGCGACGACGTGCAGAACGTCTTCGCCAACTTCGACGTCTCCGACGAGGTCATGGAGAAGGTCGACGCCTGA
- the pdxT gene encoding pyridoxal 5'-phosphate synthase glutaminase subunit PdxT — protein MAHDVPVIGVLALQGDVREHLIALASADAVARPVRRPEELAEVDGLVIPGGESTTISKLAVLFGLLEPLRARVHAGMPVYGTCAGMIMLADKILDPRSGQETIGGINMIVRRNAFGRQNESFESAVDMKGVEGDPVEGVFIRAPWVESVGAETEVLAEHGGHIVAVRQGNALATSFHPELTGDHRVHGLFVDMVRAEQGRRSL, from the coding sequence ATGGCGCACGACGTACCCGTGATCGGCGTCCTGGCCCTCCAGGGCGACGTACGGGAGCATCTGATCGCCCTGGCCTCGGCGGACGCCGTGGCCAGGCCGGTCCGGCGCCCCGAGGAGCTCGCCGAGGTCGACGGCCTGGTCATCCCCGGCGGCGAGTCCACCACCATCTCCAAACTGGCCGTGCTCTTCGGCCTGTTGGAGCCCCTTCGCGCGCGCGTGCACGCCGGAATGCCGGTCTACGGCACCTGCGCGGGCATGATCATGCTCGCCGACAAGATCCTCGACCCGCGCTCGGGCCAGGAGACGATCGGCGGCATCAACATGATCGTGCGGCGCAACGCCTTCGGACGGCAGAACGAGTCCTTCGAGAGCGCGGTCGACATGAAGGGTGTCGAGGGCGACCCTGTAGAGGGCGTCTTCATCCGGGCCCCCTGGGTGGAGTCGGTCGGCGCCGAGACCGAGGTGCTCGCCGAGCACGGCGGCCACATCGTCGCCGTCCGTCAGGGCAACGCGCTCGCCACGTCCTTCCACCCGGAGCTGACGGGCGACCACCGGGTGCACGGGCTGTTCGTGGACATGGTCAGGGCCGAGCAGGGGCGGCGGTCCTTGTAG
- the pdxS gene encoding pyridoxal 5'-phosphate synthase lyase subunit PdxS produces MAEQLKGGVIMDVVNAEQAKIAEDAGAVAVMALERVPADIRKDGGVARMSDPNMIEEIIEAVSIPVMAKSRIGHFVEAQVLQSLGVDYIDESEVLTPADEVNHSDKFAFTTPFVCGATNLGEALRRIAEGAAMIRSKGEAGTGNVVEAVRHLRQIKNEIAKLRGFDNNELYAAAKELRAPYELVKETAELGKLPVVLFSAGGVATPADAALMRQLGAEGVFVGSGIFKSGDPAKRAAAIVKATTFYDDPKVIADASRNLGEAMVGINCDTLPEAERYANRGW; encoded by the coding sequence ATGGCCGAGCAGCTCAAGGGCGGCGTGATCATGGATGTGGTCAACGCCGAGCAGGCGAAGATCGCCGAAGACGCGGGCGCGGTCGCCGTCATGGCCCTGGAGCGGGTCCCGGCCGACATCCGCAAGGACGGCGGCGTGGCCCGGATGTCCGACCCGAACATGATCGAAGAGATCATCGAGGCCGTCTCCATCCCGGTCATGGCCAAGTCCCGCATCGGCCACTTCGTCGAGGCCCAGGTCCTGCAGTCGCTCGGCGTCGACTACATCGACGAGTCCGAGGTCCTGACCCCGGCCGACGAGGTCAACCACAGCGACAAGTTCGCCTTCACCACCCCCTTCGTGTGCGGCGCCACCAACCTGGGCGAGGCCCTGCGCCGCATCGCCGAGGGCGCGGCCATGATCCGCTCCAAGGGCGAGGCCGGCACCGGCAACGTGGTCGAGGCCGTGCGCCACCTGCGCCAGATCAAGAACGAGATCGCCAAGCTGCGCGGCTTCGACAACAACGAGCTGTACGCCGCCGCCAAGGAGCTGCGCGCCCCCTACGAGCTGGTCAAGGAGACCGCCGAGCTCGGCAAGCTGCCGGTCGTGCTGTTCTCCGCGGGTGGCGTCGCCACCCCCGCCGACGCCGCGCTGATGCGCCAGCTCGGCGCCGAGGGCGTCTTCGTGGGCTCCGGCATCTTCAAGTCCGGCGACCCGGCCAAGCGCGCCGCCGCCATCGTGAAGGCCACCACCTTCTACGACGACCCCAAGGTCATCGCGGACGCCTCCCGCAACCTCGGCGAGGCCATGGTCGGCATCAACTGCGACACGCTGCCCGAGGCCGAGCGCTACGCGAACCGCGGCTGGTAA
- a CDS encoding glycosyltransferase family 4 protein codes for MKVGIVCPYSWDVPGGVQFHIRDLAEHLIRLGHEVSVLAPADDETPLPPYVVSAGRAVPVPYNGSVARLNFGFLSAARVRRWLHDGTFDVIHIHEPTSPSLGLLTCWAAQGPIVATFHTSNPRSRAMIAAYPILQPALEKISARIAVSEYARRTLVEHLGGDAVVIPNGVDVDFFADAEPKPEWQGQTLGFIGRIDEPRKGLPVLMKALPRIFAECPDARLLVAGRGDEEEAVASLPAALRERVEFLGMVSDADKARLLRSVDVYVAPNTGGESFGIILVEAMSAGAPVLASDLDAFAQVLDQGAAGDLFANEDAESLAEAAVRLLGDPKRREELRERGSKHVRRFDWSTVGADILSVYETVTDGAAAVAADERTGLRARFGLARD; via the coding sequence GTGAAGGTCGGCATCGTCTGCCCGTACTCGTGGGACGTGCCGGGCGGCGTCCAGTTCCACATCCGCGATCTGGCCGAGCACCTCATCCGCCTGGGGCATGAGGTGTCCGTCCTCGCTCCGGCGGACGACGAGACCCCCCTGCCGCCGTACGTGGTGTCGGCGGGCCGTGCCGTGCCGGTTCCGTACAACGGCTCGGTGGCGCGGCTCAACTTCGGCTTCCTGTCGGCCGCGCGGGTGCGCCGCTGGCTGCACGACGGCACCTTCGACGTCATCCACATCCACGAGCCGACCTCGCCGTCGCTGGGCCTGCTGACGTGCTGGGCGGCGCAGGGACCGATCGTGGCGACGTTCCACACGTCCAACCCGCGCTCCCGGGCCATGATCGCGGCGTACCCGATCCTGCAGCCCGCCCTGGAGAAGATCAGCGCGCGCATCGCGGTCAGTGAGTACGCCCGCCGCACGCTGGTCGAGCACCTGGGCGGCGACGCCGTCGTCATTCCGAACGGCGTGGACGTCGACTTCTTCGCCGACGCCGAGCCCAAGCCCGAGTGGCAGGGGCAGACGCTCGGCTTCATCGGCCGCATCGACGAGCCCCGCAAGGGCCTGCCGGTCCTGATGAAGGCGCTGCCCCGGATCTTCGCGGAGTGCCCGGACGCGCGGCTGCTCGTCGCCGGGCGCGGCGACGAGGAGGAGGCCGTGGCCTCGCTCCCGGCCGCGCTGCGCGAGCGCGTGGAGTTCCTCGGCATGGTCAGCGACGCGGACAAGGCACGGCTGCTGCGCAGCGTCGACGTGTACGTCGCGCCGAACACCGGCGGCGAGAGCTTCGGCATCATCCTCGTCGAGGCGATGTCGGCGGGCGCCCCCGTGCTCGCCAGCGATCTCGACGCCTTCGCGCAGGTCCTCGACCAGGGCGCGGCGGGCGACCTGTTCGCGAACGAGGACGCGGAGTCGCTCGCCGAGGCCGCGGTGCGCCTGCTCGGCGACCCCAAGCGCCGCGAGGAGCTGCGCGAACGGGGTAGCAAGCACGTGCGCCGCTTCGACTGGTCGACGGTCGGCGCGGACATCCTGTCGGTGTACGAGACGGTGACGGACGGCGCGGCGGCGGTCGCCGCGGACGAACGCACGGGCCTGCGCGCCCGCTTCGGCCTGGCGAGGGACTAG
- a CDS encoding phosphatidylinositol mannoside acyltransferase — protein MSRAADKLTDALYGVGWSTVKKLPEPAAVRLGRGIADLAWKRRGKGVLRLEANYARVVPDATPQRLAELSKAGMRSYMRYWMESFRLPAWSEDRIKNGFTPQDLHHLTDGLDSGRGVVLALPHLGNWDLAGAWVTTKLKTPFTTVQERQKPESLYDRFVAYRSGLGMEVLPHTGGSAFGTLARRLRAGGLVCLVADRDLSASGVEVKFFGETARMPAGPAALAQQTGALLLPVTLWYDASPVMRGRVHPPVEVPATGTRAEKTAAMTQELADAFATGIAEHPEDWHMLQRLWLADLDPAKAPRAAAGPRGEGTP, from the coding sequence ATGAGCCGCGCCGCGGACAAGCTGACGGACGCGCTGTACGGGGTGGGCTGGAGCACCGTCAAGAAGCTGCCCGAGCCGGCCGCCGTGCGCCTGGGCCGCGGCATCGCGGACCTCGCGTGGAAGCGCCGCGGCAAGGGCGTCCTCCGCCTGGAGGCCAACTACGCGCGCGTGGTGCCCGACGCGACGCCGCAGCGCCTCGCGGAGCTGTCCAAGGCGGGCATGCGGTCGTACATGCGCTACTGGATGGAGTCCTTCCGGCTTCCGGCCTGGAGCGAGGACCGCATCAAGAACGGCTTCACGCCCCAGGACCTGCACCATCTGACCGACGGCCTGGACAGCGGCAGGGGCGTCGTCCTCGCCCTGCCGCACCTGGGCAACTGGGACCTGGCGGGCGCCTGGGTCACCACGAAGCTGAAGACGCCGTTCACGACCGTGCAGGAGCGGCAGAAGCCCGAGTCCCTGTATGACCGCTTCGTGGCCTACCGCAGCGGCCTGGGCATGGAGGTCCTGCCGCACACCGGCGGCTCGGCCTTCGGCACCCTCGCCCGGCGGCTGCGCGCGGGCGGGCTCGTCTGCCTGGTGGCCGACCGGGACCTGTCGGCGTCCGGCGTCGAGGTGAAGTTCTTCGGCGAGACCGCGCGGATGCCCGCGGGGCCCGCCGCGCTCGCCCAGCAGACGGGCGCCCTGCTCCTGCCGGTGACGCTCTGGTACGACGCGTCGCCGGTGATGCGCGGCCGTGTGCACCCGCCCGTCGAGGTCCCCGCGACGGGCACCCGCGCGGAGAAGACGGCGGCCATGACCCAGGAGCTCGCCGACGCCTTCGCCACAGGCATCGCCGAGCACCCGGAGGACTGGCACATGCTGCAGCGTCTGTGGCTGGCGGATCTGGACCCGGCGAAGGCGCCCCGGGCGGCGGCCGGACCCCGGGGTGAGGGGACGCCGTGA
- the pgsA gene encoding phosphatidylinositol phosphate synthase has protein sequence MLNKYARAFFTRVLTPFAAFLIRRGVSPDTVTLIGTAGVMAGALVFYPRGEFFWGTVVITLFVFSDLVDGNMARQLGRSSRWGAFLDSTLDRVADGAIFGGFALWYAGSGDDNILCAVSIFCLASGQVVSYTKARGEAIGLPVAVNGLVERAERLVISLVAAGFAGLHKFGVPGIDVLLPVALWIVAVGSLVTLVQRVVTVRRESAEADAEAAREAAQRSGTAS, from the coding sequence ATGCTGAACAAGTACGCGCGTGCGTTTTTCACGCGTGTCCTCACGCCGTTCGCCGCGTTTCTCATCCGTCGCGGGGTCAGCCCCGACACGGTCACGCTCATCGGTACGGCCGGAGTGATGGCGGGAGCGCTGGTCTTCTACCCCCGCGGGGAGTTCTTCTGGGGCACGGTCGTCATCACGCTGTTCGTGTTCTCGGACCTCGTCGACGGCAACATGGCACGTCAGCTGGGCCGCTCCAGCCGCTGGGGCGCGTTCCTCGACTCGACGCTCGACCGGGTCGCCGACGGCGCGATCTTCGGCGGCTTCGCGCTCTGGTACGCGGGCTCGGGCGACGACAACATCCTGTGCGCCGTCTCGATCTTCTGCCTGGCCAGCGGCCAGGTGGTGTCGTACACGAAGGCGCGCGGCGAGGCGATCGGCCTGCCCGTGGCGGTGAACGGCCTGGTGGAGCGCGCCGAGCGCCTGGTGATCTCGCTCGTCGCCGCGGGCTTCGCGGGACTGCACAAGTTCGGGGTGCCCGGCATCGACGTCCTGCTGCCCGTGGCCCTGTGGATCGTGGCCGTCGGCAGCCTCGTCACGCTCGTGCAGCGCGTCGTGACGGTGCGCCGCGAGTCCGCAGAGGCGGACGCCGAGGCCGCGCGGGAAGCCGCCCAGCGGAGCGGGACCGCCTCATGA